The Leifsonia williamsii genome includes a region encoding these proteins:
- a CDS encoding HAD hydrolase-like protein, with protein MTDTAPTVTRTWTCVLFDLDGTLTDSAPGITSALVRMFETIGRPVPTPVELVEYVGPPLLESLQSIGGMTEAEARDALGVYRRYYAERGAFDSAVFPGIRGLLERLRSAGVPLAIATSKPETQATRILEHFGLAQYFEVITGATDDESRSAKADVVAEALRRLEERGIDLGHTVMVGDRSYDVIGAGEHGLPTILVEWGYGSPAEAAGAIAVVHSADQLSSLLLG; from the coding sequence ATGACCGATACCGCTCCGACCGTCACCCGCACCTGGACCTGCGTCCTCTTCGACCTCGACGGCACCCTCACCGACTCCGCCCCCGGCATCACCTCCGCGCTCGTCCGCATGTTCGAGACGATCGGCCGCCCCGTGCCGACACCCGTCGAGCTGGTGGAGTACGTGGGCCCGCCGCTCCTGGAGTCGCTGCAGTCGATCGGCGGCATGACCGAGGCGGAGGCGCGGGACGCTCTCGGCGTCTACCGCAGGTACTACGCCGAGCGCGGCGCCTTCGACAGCGCCGTCTTCCCCGGCATCCGCGGCCTGCTGGAGCGCCTGCGCTCCGCCGGCGTCCCGCTCGCCATCGCGACGAGCAAGCCCGAGACGCAGGCCACACGCATCCTCGAGCACTTCGGCCTCGCCCAGTACTTCGAGGTCATCACCGGCGCCACCGACGACGAGAGCCGCAGCGCGAAGGCCGACGTCGTCGCGGAGGCGCTGCGCCGCCTCGAGGAGCGCGGCATCGACCTCGGCCACACCGTCATGGTCGGCGACCGCAGCTACGACGTGATCGGCGCCGGCGAGCACGGCCTGCCGACGATCCTCGTGGAGTGGGGCTACGGGTCCCCCGCCGAGGCGGCCGGAGCGATCGCCGTCGTGCACTCGGCTGACCAGCTGAGCTCGCTGCTGCTGGGCTGA
- a CDS encoding SseB family protein: MPAPRFPQSYRNLPVRSALTAIAAEPTLENLQKLLAAAVKGGLVVDVTGSTPQDTRLRTISSTTGEPVLPLFTSMDALRAAVAQTAEGEGSRVQAVIVPATEALGFIRTAPFVAVQFDPGAENTMVVARSHIEEALGPA; encoded by the coding sequence ATGCCCGCCCCGCGCTTCCCGCAGAGCTACCGCAACCTCCCCGTCCGCTCCGCTCTGACCGCCATCGCCGCCGAGCCCACCCTGGAGAACCTCCAGAAGCTGCTCGCCGCCGCGGTCAAGGGCGGCCTGGTGGTCGACGTCACCGGATCGACGCCGCAGGACACGCGCCTGCGCACGATCAGCTCGACGACGGGCGAGCCGGTGCTCCCCCTCTTCACGTCGATGGATGCGCTGCGCGCGGCCGTCGCCCAGACCGCCGAGGGAGAAGGGTCGCGCGTGCAGGCGGTCATCGTCCCGGCGACGGAGGCGCTCGGCTTCATCCGCACGGCGCCGTTCGTCGCGGTGCAGTTCGATCCGGGCGCCGAGAACACGATGGTCGTCGCCCGGTCGCACATCGAAGAGGCTCTCGGCCCGGCCTGA
- a CDS encoding histone-like nucleoid-structuring protein Lsr2, with protein MARKVIETILDDIDGSEDASTVFFAFDGRSYEIDLSDENRDRLASALQPFIDAARTTSSLQRSTTGSRPAQQRDLNEIREWARNNGFSVSDRGRVAAHVIEAYDAAN; from the coding sequence ATGGCGCGCAAAGTCATCGAGACGATTCTGGACGACATCGACGGCTCGGAGGACGCCTCCACCGTCTTCTTCGCCTTCGACGGCCGCTCCTACGAGATCGACCTCTCCGATGAGAACCGCGATCGGCTCGCCTCCGCGCTGCAGCCGTTCATCGACGCGGCCCGCACCACCAGCTCGCTCCAGCGCTCCACGACCGGGAGCCGTCCGGCGCAGCAGCGGGACCTCAACGAGATCCGTGAGTGGGCGCGCAACAACGGCTTCTCGGTCAGCGACCGCGGGCGGGTCGCCGCGCACGTGATCGAGGCGTACGACGCCGCGAACTAG
- the nucS gene encoding endonuclease NucS — MRLVIATCSVDYAGRLSAHLPLATRLLMLKADGSLLVHSDGGSYKPLNWMSPPCTLSVMEPDDDQRAAGITEVWRVTQAKTADMLIVAVHEILSDTAHELGVDPGLQKDGVEAHLQKLLAEQIELLGDGHTLVRREYMTAIGPVDILARDGAGGAVAVELKRKANIDAVEQLTRYLELMNRDPALSPVRGILAAQSIAPQARTLAEDRGIEVLLLDYEAMKGVESRIPTLF, encoded by the coding sequence GTGCGTCTCGTCATTGCCACCTGCTCCGTCGACTACGCCGGCCGTTTGAGCGCGCACCTGCCGCTCGCCACGCGCCTGCTCATGCTGAAGGCCGACGGGAGCCTGCTCGTCCACTCCGACGGCGGCTCCTACAAGCCGCTCAACTGGATGAGCCCGCCGTGCACGCTCAGCGTGATGGAGCCCGACGACGACCAGCGCGCTGCGGGCATCACCGAGGTGTGGCGGGTGACGCAGGCCAAGACCGCCGACATGCTGATCGTCGCGGTCCACGAGATCCTCAGCGACACCGCGCACGAGCTCGGCGTCGACCCCGGGCTCCAGAAGGACGGCGTGGAGGCTCACCTCCAGAAGCTCCTCGCCGAGCAGATCGAGCTGCTCGGCGACGGGCACACGCTCGTCCGGCGCGAGTACATGACCGCGATCGGGCCGGTCGACATCCTCGCGAGGGACGGTGCAGGAGGCGCGGTCGCCGTCGAGCTCAAGCGCAAGGCGAACATCGACGCCGTCGAGCAGCTGACCCGCTACCTGGAGCTGATGAACCGCGACCCCGCGCTGTCGCCGGTGCGCGGCATCCTGGCCGCCCAGAGCATCGCCCCGCAGGCGCGCACCCTCGCAGAGGATCGGGGCATCGAGGTGCTGCTGCTCGACTACGAGGCGATGAAGGGCGTCGAGAGCCGCATCCCGACGCTCTTCTGA
- a CDS encoding lactonase family protein: MAHDLLIGTYTQRLPHVDGHAEGVVAARFDGDRIDDATVAARVTNPSWVAAAPDGRAVYAVEETGPDGRVHAFARDDGGALTPLGSVSSGGADPAHLLVHPFGRFLLAGTYSGGSVSVWRLNADGSIGERTAFVQHEGRGPDDARQEGPHVHQLSVDPVTGDVVVVDLGLGQVRWYALSEEGALTLREDATVALGAAGPRHLVFHPDGRHALVVGELDDVLHVLRREGDRFTLVGGASTRAAVAAGEALPTGENTSAAVRLTEDGRTVLVSNRGDDTIAVFAFEASTSGLVMEAVVPAHGRTPRDLVLSPEGDRLLVACQDSDEVTVFAFDAGTRELRFLTSSEIPTPVCLLFV; the protein is encoded by the coding sequence ATGGCTCACGACCTCCTCATCGGCACGTACACGCAGCGCCTCCCGCACGTCGACGGTCACGCGGAGGGGGTGGTCGCCGCCCGTTTCGACGGCGACCGCATCGACGACGCGACGGTCGCCGCCCGGGTGACGAACCCCTCCTGGGTGGCCGCCGCCCCGGACGGCCGCGCCGTGTACGCGGTGGAGGAGACCGGCCCCGATGGCCGCGTGCACGCCTTCGCGCGTGACGACGGCGGCGCGCTCACTCCGCTCGGGAGCGTGTCGAGCGGAGGCGCCGATCCCGCGCACCTGCTCGTGCACCCCTTCGGGCGGTTCCTGCTCGCGGGCACCTACAGCGGCGGGTCCGTGTCGGTGTGGAGGTTGAACGCAGACGGCTCGATCGGCGAGCGCACCGCCTTCGTGCAGCACGAGGGGCGCGGCCCGGACGACGCGCGCCAGGAGGGTCCGCACGTCCATCAGCTGAGCGTCGACCCGGTCACCGGCGACGTCGTCGTGGTCGACCTGGGCCTCGGTCAGGTGCGCTGGTACGCACTGTCGGAGGAGGGTGCGCTCACTCTGCGCGAGGACGCCACTGTGGCGCTCGGCGCGGCGGGCCCGCGCCATCTGGTCTTCCACCCGGACGGCCGCCACGCACTCGTCGTCGGCGAGCTCGACGATGTGCTGCACGTGCTGCGCCGCGAGGGCGACCGGTTCACGCTCGTGGGCGGAGCCTCCACCCGCGCGGCGGTGGCGGCGGGGGAGGCGCTGCCGACCGGCGAGAACACGTCGGCCGCGGTGCGGCTCACCGAGGACGGGCGCACGGTGCTCGTCAGCAACCGGGGCGACGACACGATCGCGGTGTTCGCCTTCGAGGCATCGACATCAGGCCTGGTGATGGAGGCGGTGGTCCCGGCCCACGGCCGCACTCCGCGCGACCTCGTGCTCTCGCCGGAGGGCGACCGGCTGCTCGTGGCCTGTCAGGACTCGGACGAGGTCACCGTGTTCGCGTTCGACGCGGGCACGCGGGAGCTCCGCTTCCTGACCTCGTCGGAGATCCCGACGCCGGTCTGCCTGCTCTTCGTCTAG
- a CDS encoding MFS transporter, translated as MSQPTPTSTRSRRELTAWRNAVFVVFILSGLATASWVARIPGVRDELGLGTDPSAVGLLIAGMSAGAIIGLAGSSFVLVRIGPHRGMVATLTTAAIGTALIGLGATVLHAVPVVAVGLILLGLGNGMLDVMMNVEGTAVERELGKTVLPLMHACFSLGTVIGAGLGAAAAALHIAVAWHLVVVAVILVVGGVVAVRFIPREADLGDEAADAPKQPFAERLRTSLAVWADWKLILIGVVMLGMAFGEGSANDWISLAVVDGHGQENSTGAIVFGCFVAAMTVGRVAGGPVVDRIGRVAAIRITAAMGVVGLLLFIVGGPMWVVVIGTVLWGLGVSLGFPLGMSAAADGAANPAARVSAVAIIGYCAFLVGPPIIGFLGKEVGLLNALYLIVVLLLASFFAAPAVRQARRTADANAGA; from the coding sequence ATGTCGCAGCCGACCCCGACCTCCACCCGCAGCCGCCGCGAGCTCACCGCCTGGCGCAACGCCGTCTTCGTGGTGTTCATCCTGAGCGGGCTCGCGACCGCCAGCTGGGTCGCCCGCATCCCGGGCGTCCGCGACGAGCTGGGGCTGGGCACCGACCCCTCGGCGGTCGGCCTGCTGATCGCCGGCATGTCCGCCGGCGCGATCATCGGCCTCGCGGGGTCCTCGTTCGTGCTCGTGCGCATCGGACCGCACCGCGGGATGGTCGCCACCCTGACGACGGCCGCGATCGGTACGGCCTTGATCGGTCTGGGCGCGACCGTGCTGCACGCGGTGCCCGTGGTCGCCGTCGGGCTCATCCTGCTCGGACTGGGCAACGGGATGCTCGACGTGATGATGAACGTCGAGGGCACGGCCGTCGAGCGCGAGCTCGGCAAGACGGTGCTGCCGCTCATGCACGCCTGCTTCAGCCTCGGCACCGTGATCGGCGCCGGTCTGGGCGCCGCGGCCGCCGCTCTGCACATCGCCGTCGCGTGGCACCTCGTCGTCGTGGCTGTGATCCTCGTGGTCGGCGGCGTGGTGGCGGTCCGGTTCATCCCGCGCGAGGCCGACCTCGGCGACGAGGCGGCGGACGCCCCCAAGCAGCCCTTCGCCGAGCGGTTGCGCACCTCGCTCGCCGTGTGGGCCGACTGGAAGCTCATCCTCATCGGCGTGGTCATGCTCGGCATGGCGTTCGGCGAGGGCTCGGCGAACGACTGGATCTCGCTCGCCGTCGTGGACGGCCACGGCCAGGAGAACTCGACCGGCGCGATCGTGTTCGGCTGCTTCGTCGCCGCGATGACCGTCGGGCGCGTGGCCGGAGGCCCGGTCGTCGACCGCATCGGGCGGGTGGCCGCCATCCGGATCACCGCCGCGATGGGCGTCGTCGGCCTCCTGCTCTTCATCGTCGGAGGGCCGATGTGGGTGGTCGTGATCGGGACCGTGCTGTGGGGCCTCGGCGTCTCCCTCGGCTTCCCGCTCGGCATGTCGGCCGCGGCGGACGGAGCGGCGAACCCGGCCGCGCGCGTCTCCGCCGTCGCGATCATCGGCTACTGCGCCTTCCTGGTCGGTCCGCCGATCATCGGCTTCCTCGGCAAGGAGGTCGGCCTCCTGAACGCGCTGTACCTCATCGTGGTGCTGCTGCTGGCGTCCTTCTTCGCGGCCCCTGCCGTGCGGCAGGCCCGCCGGACCGCGGATGCAAACGCCGGCGCCTAG
- a CDS encoding LacI family DNA-binding transcriptional regulator: MSNASTTSTGARPTLAAVARLAGVSNSTASLAFSGTGPVSEATRERVLAAAKELNYAGPDPRARSLRRGRSGIVGVVMEERVRDAFRDPIKIALLDGISEELGSIDAGLLILTDAGEAAQRIEDAPMDAVVLVGCSPRLDESVAMLKQRRIPLVAIEGDPADGVPTIAQDNREATRVAAQHLFDLGHRDVALVTLPLTRDRGRGPLTPHHATTASSTTAAERLAGARDVFPDARGRTTRGSFVEEGRLAGEALLADPATRPTAIIAQSDLLAAGVIRAAEELGLAVPDDVSVVGFDGVRVDGLWPYDLTTLVQPAVDKGRAAGRAIVAMLDGQEARPTSFTSVFHRGNTTAPPRPAR; this comes from the coding sequence GTGAGCAACGCCAGCACCACCTCCACCGGAGCCCGACCGACGCTCGCCGCGGTCGCCCGGCTGGCGGGCGTGTCCAACTCCACCGCCTCCCTCGCCTTCTCGGGCACGGGGCCCGTCTCTGAGGCGACCCGCGAGCGCGTGCTCGCCGCCGCGAAGGAGCTGAACTACGCCGGGCCCGACCCGCGGGCGCGCTCGCTGCGCCGCGGACGCTCGGGCATCGTCGGGGTCGTGATGGAGGAGCGCGTGCGCGACGCGTTCCGTGACCCGATCAAGATCGCGCTGCTCGACGGCATCAGCGAGGAGCTCGGCTCCATCGACGCCGGTCTGCTGATCCTCACGGACGCGGGGGAGGCCGCCCAGCGCATCGAGGACGCCCCGATGGATGCCGTGGTCCTGGTCGGCTGCAGTCCGCGCCTCGACGAGTCGGTCGCGATGCTCAAGCAGCGCCGCATCCCGCTCGTCGCCATCGAGGGGGATCCGGCGGACGGCGTGCCCACGATCGCGCAGGACAACCGCGAGGCCACGCGGGTCGCCGCCCAGCACCTCTTCGACCTCGGGCACCGCGATGTGGCGCTCGTCACCCTGCCGCTCACGCGCGACCGTGGCCGCGGCCCGCTCACCCCACACCACGCGACGACGGCCAGCTCGACCACCGCCGCCGAGCGTCTCGCCGGGGCGCGCGACGTCTTCCCGGACGCCCGCGGCCGGACCACCCGGGGCTCCTTCGTCGAGGAGGGCCGCCTCGCCGGCGAGGCCCTGCTCGCCGACCCCGCCACCCGCCCGACCGCGATCATCGCCCAGAGCGACCTGCTGGCCGCCGGCGTCATCCGCGCCGCCGAGGAGCTCGGGCTCGCGGTGCCCGACGACGTGAGCGTCGTCGGGTTCGACGGCGTGCGCGTCGACGGCCTCTGGCCCTACGACCTCACGACCCTGGTCCAGCCCGCGGTCGACAAGGGCCGCGCCGCCGGCCGTGCGATCGTCGCCATGCTCGACGGCCAGGAGGCGCGGCCCACTTCCTTCACCAGCGTGTTCCACCGGGGCAACACGACGGCGCCGCCGCGCCCCGCGCGCTGA
- a CDS encoding amidohydrolase — MDLDALYRDLHAHPELSFAEHRTAGIVEQQLTDLGLEVHSGIGGTGVAGVLRNGDGPTVLLRADMDALPVRELTGLPWASTQTVTDDEGNTVPVMHACGHDIHITCLLGAVEELAGSRDQWSGTLVAVFQPGEEHGGGAQVMVDSGLYHRVPTPDVVLGQHVTPLPAGMLGAHSGAAMAAVDTMEVTMHGRGGHGSRPETTIDPIVMAAATVMRLQGVVSREIAPQDTSVVTVGSLHAGTKNNIIAAEARLGISVRSFNEDVRARVLAAVDRIITAEAQASGATKAPELEWGERYPVTVNEPDATARVNAAFAAEFGAENLLDPGALSGSEDVGNLATAAGAPLVYWMLGGGDPEKVRAAMQAGTVDEDIPSNHSPYFAPLAHPTIPTGVRALVVAAREWLG; from the coding sequence ATGGACCTCGACGCCCTCTACCGCGACCTCCACGCCCACCCCGAGCTGTCCTTCGCCGAGCACCGCACCGCCGGGATCGTCGAGCAGCAGCTCACCGACCTCGGTCTCGAGGTGCACTCCGGCATCGGCGGCACGGGCGTCGCCGGCGTCCTGCGCAACGGAGACGGCCCGACCGTGCTGCTGCGCGCCGACATGGACGCGCTGCCCGTCCGCGAGCTCACCGGCCTGCCGTGGGCGTCGACCCAGACGGTCACCGACGACGAGGGCAACACCGTTCCGGTGATGCACGCGTGCGGCCACGACATCCACATCACCTGCCTGCTCGGAGCCGTGGAGGAGCTGGCCGGCTCCCGCGACCAGTGGTCGGGCACCCTCGTGGCCGTCTTCCAGCCCGGCGAGGAGCACGGCGGCGGCGCCCAGGTCATGGTGGACAGCGGTCTCTACCACCGCGTTCCGACGCCGGACGTCGTGCTGGGCCAGCACGTCACGCCCCTCCCCGCCGGGATGCTCGGCGCGCACTCGGGCGCCGCGATGGCGGCGGTCGACACGATGGAGGTCACCATGCACGGCCGCGGCGGCCACGGCTCCCGCCCCGAGACGACCATCGACCCGATCGTCATGGCCGCGGCGACCGTGATGCGGCTGCAGGGCGTGGTTTCGCGGGAGATCGCCCCGCAGGACACGTCCGTCGTGACCGTCGGCAGCCTCCACGCGGGCACTAAGAACAACATCATCGCGGCGGAGGCCCGGCTCGGGATCAGCGTCCGCAGCTTCAACGAGGACGTCCGCGCCCGAGTGCTCGCCGCCGTGGACCGGATCATCACCGCCGAGGCGCAGGCCTCCGGGGCGACGAAGGCGCCCGAGCTGGAGTGGGGCGAGCGCTACCCGGTCACCGTCAACGAGCCCGACGCCACCGCCCGCGTCAACGCCGCCTTCGCGGCCGAGTTCGGCGCCGAGAACCTGCTCGACCCGGGTGCGCTCTCGGGCAGCGAGGACGTCGGCAACCTCGCCACCGCGGCCGGCGCCCCGCTGGTGTACTGGATGCTGGGCGGCGGCGACCCCGAGAAGGTCCGCGCGGCGATGCAGGCCGGCACGGTCGACGAGGACATCCCCTCCAACCACTCCCCGTACTTCGCCCCGCTGGCTCACCCGACCATCCCGACCGGCGTGCGCGCGCTCGTGGTCGCGGCCCGGGAGTGGCTGGGCTAG
- a CDS encoding MATE family efflux transporter, which translates to MSVVGSRVGKVVKLLRPRPVDRDILRLAVPALGSLIAEPVFLLADSAMVGHLGVAPLAGLGIASAVLQTIVGLMVFLAYATTPAVARRLGAGDERGAVAAGVDGVWLALGLGVVLAAAGWFASPALVGLFGASPAVTDQAAQYLQVSMLGLPAMLLVFAATGLLRGLQDTRTPLVVAVAGFAANIALNYLFIYVLGRGIAGSALGTVVAQWAMVAVYAVIVARHARRVGAPLLPHHAGIGRSARAGGWLLLRTASLRAAILLAVFAATRLGPDELAAFQVTMTVFSTLAFALDALAIAAQALVGKGLGAGDAEGVRAVLRRCLEWGVGAGVVLGAATVALSPFAAGLFTSDPSVAALLAPSLAIIGIGAPLGGYVFVLDGVLIGAGDARYLALTGLLNVVAFVPMAAAVLLWGGHDAAGLAWLAAAFAFGYLGARAVTLGLRAHGRTWMRVGAVV; encoded by the coding sequence ATGTCGGTGGTCGGCAGTAGGGTCGGGAAGGTCGTGAAGCTCCTCCGTCCGCGCCCGGTCGATCGGGACATCCTCCGCCTCGCCGTCCCGGCGCTGGGCTCGCTGATCGCCGAGCCGGTCTTCCTCCTCGCGGACTCGGCGATGGTCGGCCATCTCGGCGTCGCGCCGCTCGCCGGGCTGGGCATCGCGAGCGCGGTGCTGCAGACGATCGTGGGGCTGATGGTTTTCCTCGCCTACGCCACGACTCCGGCGGTCGCGCGGAGGCTGGGAGCGGGCGACGAGCGCGGCGCCGTCGCCGCGGGGGTGGACGGCGTGTGGCTCGCGCTGGGCCTCGGTGTGGTGCTGGCCGCCGCGGGCTGGTTCGCATCGCCCGCCCTGGTCGGGCTGTTCGGCGCATCCCCGGCCGTGACCGACCAGGCGGCCCAGTACCTGCAGGTGTCGATGCTCGGCCTCCCGGCGATGCTGCTCGTCTTCGCGGCGACCGGTCTGCTGCGCGGACTGCAGGACACCCGGACGCCGCTGGTCGTCGCCGTCGCGGGGTTCGCGGCCAACATCGCGCTGAACTACCTCTTCATCTACGTGCTCGGGAGGGGCATCGCCGGCTCCGCGCTCGGCACGGTCGTCGCGCAGTGGGCGATGGTCGCGGTCTACGCGGTGATCGTCGCGCGGCATGCGCGCAGGGTGGGGGCGCCGCTCCTCCCCCATCACGCCGGCATCGGCCGATCCGCCCGGGCGGGTGGATGGCTGTTGCTGCGTACGGCGAGCCTCCGCGCCGCGATCCTGCTGGCCGTGTTCGCGGCGACCCGGCTCGGCCCCGACGAGCTGGCGGCCTTCCAGGTCACCATGACGGTGTTCTCGACGCTCGCCTTCGCACTCGACGCCCTCGCGATCGCCGCGCAGGCGCTGGTCGGCAAGGGCTTGGGAGCAGGAGACGCGGAGGGGGTCCGCGCCGTTCTCCGCCGCTGCTTGGAGTGGGGCGTCGGCGCCGGCGTGGTTCTCGGTGCCGCGACAGTCGCGCTCAGTCCGTTCGCGGCCGGGCTGTTCACCAGCGACCCCTCGGTGGCCGCGCTGCTCGCACCCTCCCTCGCGATCATCGGCATCGGCGCGCCGCTCGGCGGGTACGTGTTCGTGCTCGACGGCGTGCTGATCGGCGCGGGCGACGCGCGCTACCTCGCGCTCACCGGCCTCCTGAACGTCGTCGCGTTCGTTCCGATGGCCGCGGCGGTGCTGCTCTGGGGCGGCCACGACGCCGCGGGCCTGGCATGGCTCGCGGCCGCGTTCGCCTTCGGGTATCTGGGAGCGCGGGCGGTCACCCTGGGGCTGCGCGCACACGGGCGCACGTGGATGCGCGTGGGCGCGGTGGTGTGA
- a CDS encoding HNH endonuclease family protein, translating to MRRRRRAVGAKTGLGAAGLVLAAVIALCGYAVASRGGDGTSPEGPAASASAPAEATAPQAPAAPAAPTAPAPSRVSPLTPDADVPAPGAARALLAALPTKGRAPKTGYDRVGDFGPAWEDVDRNGCSTRDDILARDLTGVVRRGGCTVLSGTLDDPYAGRTIAFQRGPDTSARVQIDHVVALMNAWQTGAQALSPEQRLRLANDPLNLVAVDGPTNQSKGAGDAATWLPPAKAFRCEYASRQVAVKARYALWVVPAERAALDRILADCR from the coding sequence GTGAGGCGCCGCCGTCGCGCGGTCGGTGCGAAGACGGGGCTCGGAGCCGCCGGGCTGGTCCTCGCCGCCGTGATCGCCCTCTGCGGGTACGCCGTCGCGTCGCGGGGCGGAGACGGAACGTCGCCGGAAGGCCCGGCCGCCTCGGCGTCGGCGCCTGCGGAGGCCACCGCGCCCCAAGCGCCCGCCGCGCCCGCGGCGCCCACCGCGCCCGCACCCTCCCGCGTCTCCCCGCTCACCCCCGACGCCGACGTCCCCGCGCCGGGCGCCGCTCGCGCCCTCCTCGCCGCCCTCCCCACCAAGGGCCGCGCACCCAAGACCGGCTACGACCGCGTCGGCGACTTCGGCCCCGCCTGGGAGGACGTCGACCGCAACGGCTGCAGCACGCGCGACGACATCCTGGCCCGCGACTTGACCGGTGTCGTGCGACGGGGAGGCTGCACCGTGCTCTCCGGCACGCTGGACGACCCGTACGCCGGCCGCACCATCGCCTTCCAGCGCGGTCCGGACACCTCCGCGCGGGTCCAGATCGACCACGTCGTCGCGCTGATGAACGCCTGGCAGACGGGCGCGCAGGCGCTCTCGCCCGAGCAGCGCCTCCGCCTCGCCAACGATCCGCTCAACCTGGTCGCCGTCGACGGGCCGACCAACCAGAGCAAGGGAGCGGGCGATGCGGCGACCTGGCTTCCGCCGGCCAAGGCCTTCCGGTGCGAGTACGCCTCTCGCCAGGTCGCCGTGAAGGCGCGTTACGCGCTCTGGGTCGTACCGGCAGAACGCGCGGCGCTCGACCGCATCCTCGCCGACTGCCGCTAG
- a CDS encoding ABC transporter ATP-binding protein has product MNEQSAPVIEAVGLHKRFGRVHALDGLDLVVPAGEVHGFLGPNGAGKSTTIRVLLGLARASGGRATVFGRDPWREAVDLHRRIAYVPGDVSLWPNLSGGEAIDLVSRLRGGTTDKAGYAERKQRLLEVFQLDPHKKGRAYSKGNRQKVALVAAFATPADLYILDEPTSGLDPLMEAVFASEVARIAAEGASVLLSSHILSEVERLCDRVSIIRAGRTVESGSLDELRHLTRTEVSFAADGVSQEALASIPAAYDLHVSGGRVTFTVDSDGLPPVLAALARIDARGLTVAPPSLEELFLRHYGDDVREGDADAGGGRERRADRRAADQQAARR; this is encoded by the coding sequence ATGAACGAGCAGTCTGCCCCGGTGATCGAAGCCGTCGGCCTCCACAAGCGGTTCGGCCGCGTCCACGCTCTCGACGGTCTCGACCTGGTCGTGCCTGCCGGCGAGGTGCACGGCTTCCTCGGACCCAACGGCGCCGGCAAGTCCACCACCATCCGCGTCCTCCTGGGCCTCGCCCGGGCGAGCGGCGGACGCGCGACCGTCTTCGGCCGCGACCCCTGGCGGGAGGCCGTCGACCTCCACCGCCGCATCGCCTATGTGCCCGGCGACGTGAGCCTGTGGCCCAACCTCTCCGGCGGCGAGGCGATCGACCTCGTGTCGCGGCTGCGCGGCGGCACGACCGACAAGGCCGGTTACGCGGAGCGCAAGCAGCGCCTGCTCGAGGTCTTCCAGCTCGACCCGCACAAGAAGGGACGCGCCTACTCCAAGGGCAACCGGCAGAAGGTGGCGCTCGTCGCCGCGTTCGCGACGCCGGCCGACCTCTACATCCTCGACGAGCCGACCAGCGGTCTGGATCCGCTGATGGAGGCGGTGTTCGCCTCGGAGGTCGCCAGGATCGCCGCCGAGGGCGCGAGCGTGCTGCTGTCGAGCCACATCCTCTCCGAGGTGGAGCGCCTGTGCGACCGCGTCAGCATCATCCGCGCCGGCCGCACGGTCGAGTCGGGCAGCCTCGACGAGCTGCGCCATCTGACCCGTACCGAGGTCTCGTTCGCAGCCGACGGTGTGTCGCAGGAGGCGCTGGCGAGCATCCCCGCCGCCTACGATCTCCACGTCTCGGGCGGCAGGGTCACCTTCACGGTCGACAGCGACGGACTGCCGCCGGTCCTCGCCGCGCTCGCCCGGATCGACGCGCGCGGCCTCACCGTCGCGCCGCCGTCGCTCGAGGAGCTGTTCCTGCGCCACTACGGCGACGACGTGCGCGAGGGCGACGCGGACGCCGGGGGCGGCCGCGAGCGTCGCGCCGACCGTCGCGCGGCCGACCAGCAGGCAGCACGGCGATGA